The following are from one region of the Anomaloglossus baeobatrachus isolate aAnoBae1 chromosome 1, aAnoBae1.hap1, whole genome shotgun sequence genome:
- the ZAR1 gene encoding zygote arrest protein 1, whose product MASFTDEAMDNYMYSTYNPYSFRYLNPKNKGMSWRQKNYLSNYGDTGEYFDNYQRAQLKAILSQVNPNLTPRLRKANTRDVGIQVNPRQDVSVQCSLGPRTLIRRRVGTLRKSQQVLSDQESPASPSKTVHFPRTIAVYSPITAGRLTSFQEETEDAQQKPAEPTKDDDLNASEKEGKPDGESKEANKVGETETQPTFSPGQTRLRFQFLEQKYGYYHCKECNIRWESAYVWCVQGTNKVYFKQFCRTCQKSFNPYRVEDIMCQSCKQTRCICPVKVRHVDPKRPHRQDLCGRCKGKRLSCDSTFSFKYII is encoded by the exons ATGGCTAGCTTCACAGATGAGGCAATGGATAACTACATGTATTCCACATATAATCCTTACTCCTTCAGGTATCTTAATCCTAAAAATAAAGGGATGAGCTGGAGGCAGAAGAACTACCTGTCCAACTATGGTGACACTGGAGAATATTTTGATAACTACCAAAGAGCTCAGTTAAAGGCCATTCTGTCTCAGGTAAACCCCAACCTCACACCAAGGCTGAGAAAAGCCAATACCAGAGATGTGGGCATCCAGGTAAACCCAAGACAGGATGTGTCTGTCCAATGCTCTTTAGGCCCAAGGACTTTAATAAGGAGGAGGGTGGGAACCCTCAGAAAATCTCAGCAGGTTTTGTCTGACCAGGAAAGTCCTGCATCTCCCAGTAAGACAGTGCATTTCCCCAGAACAATAGCAGTCTACTCGCCCATCACTGCTGGTAGACTGACTTCTTTCCAAGAGGAGACTGAGGAtgcccagcagaaacctgcagagcCTACAAAAGATGATGATCTCAATGCAAGTGAGAAAGAGGGCAAACCGGATGGTGAAAGCAAAGAAGCCAATAAAGTGGGTGAGACTGAGACCCAACCCACCTTTTCACCTGGGCAGACACGACTGAGATTCCAG ttcctGGAACAGAAGTATGGCTATTATCACTGTAAAGAGTGCAACATTCGCTGGGAAAGTGCTTATGTCTGGTGTGTGCAGGGTACCAATAAG GTGTACTTCAAACAGTTCTGCAGAACTTGTCAGAAATCCTTTAACCCTTATCGTGTGGAGGACATCATGTGCCAG AGCTGCAAACAAACCAGGTGCATCTGTCCTGTGAAAGTGCGTCACGTAGACCCTAAAAGACCCCACCGGCAAGACCTGTGTGGAAGATGCAAGGGCAAGAGGCTCTCCTGTGATAGCACCTTCAGTTTCAAGTACATCATTTAG